In Microbacterium maritypicum, the following are encoded in one genomic region:
- the galE gene encoding UDP-glucose 4-epimerase GalE — MSWIVTGGAGYIGAHVVRALAEAGLTPVVLDDLSSGVASFVPEGVPFVQGSILDRDLVEKTLRDHDAQGVIHVAGYKYAGVSVQRPLHTYAQNVEGTRIILEAMEAAGVSNIVFSSSAAVFGTPDVALVVEDTAKKPASPYGESKLIGEWLLRDQAIATADAARPLRHTSLRYFNVVGSADPTVYDVSPHNLFPIVFEALLAGKTPKIFGDDYDTADGTNVRDYVHVGDIAAAHVAAAQRLADGSPIEAAYNLGSGDGLSVKQIMDAVARVTGIDFTPEIGPRRPGDPDRIVATGELAARDLDWTMRYTVDEMVRTGWEARQAASA; from the coding sequence ATGTCCTGGATCGTCACCGGCGGCGCCGGCTACATCGGAGCCCACGTCGTCCGGGCCCTCGCCGAAGCAGGGCTCACCCCGGTCGTGCTCGACGACCTCTCCAGCGGCGTCGCGTCGTTCGTGCCCGAGGGCGTGCCGTTCGTGCAGGGCAGCATCCTCGATCGCGACCTGGTCGAGAAGACGTTGCGCGACCACGACGCCCAGGGCGTCATCCACGTCGCCGGGTACAAGTACGCGGGCGTCTCGGTGCAGCGCCCGCTGCACACCTACGCGCAGAACGTCGAGGGCACCCGGATCATCCTCGAGGCGATGGAAGCCGCGGGCGTCTCGAACATCGTGTTCTCGTCGTCGGCTGCGGTGTTCGGCACCCCCGACGTCGCGCTCGTCGTCGAGGACACCGCCAAGAAGCCGGCCAGCCCCTACGGCGAATCGAAGCTCATCGGCGAGTGGCTGCTGCGCGACCAGGCCATCGCGACGGCCGACGCCGCGCGCCCGCTGCGGCACACCTCGCTGCGGTACTTCAACGTGGTGGGCTCCGCCGATCCGACCGTCTACGACGTGAGCCCGCACAACCTCTTCCCGATCGTGTTCGAGGCGCTGCTCGCGGGCAAGACCCCGAAGATCTTCGGTGACGACTACGACACCGCCGACGGCACGAATGTGCGCGACTACGTGCACGTGGGCGACATCGCCGCCGCCCACGTCGCCGCCGCCCAGCGCCTCGCCGACGGAAGCCCCATCGAGGCGGCGTACAACCTCGGCTCCGGCGACGGACTCAGCGTGAAGCAGATCATGGATGCCGTCGCCCGCGTGACCGGCATCGACTTCACGCCCGAGATCGGCCCCCGCCGCCCCGGCGACCCCGACCGCATCGTCGCCACCGGCGAGCTCGCCGCCCGCGACCTCGACTGGACCATGCGGTACACGGTCGACGAGATGGTGCGCACGGGGTGGGAGGCGCGGCAGGCGGCGTCGGCCTGA
- a CDS encoding ROK family transcriptional regulator, which translates to MSRPLAGPQGLLRTLNGRAILEALARSGPQTRAELMSATGLSRTAVTQVLRMLEAAGAVASAGIDRETRGPAAGRVTLHPRLGFAAAVHIDHHAAHVVLVDARGVVHAEEHAVLPIQEDRVEQIVALVDRCRGSVKAAKGAIHLAVVGIPGIVTADGGIRDDLGPDGGAFRAALTASLGCPVRIENDVNLAALAELTAGVGGDLASFALLLLDDGLGAGIVIDGALHRGFSGVAGEVMYLPQTPLPIGAPIVSDAVVGDLALGVGRDAEATLEDHLEAAGRGDEAAIRVVAEIGKRIVLVAGSIGLVLDPEAFILSGTAAHPVLVDAIQRVADEYAAQLPLRFLVSSFGPEAPLVGAVDEAASALRSMLFTRILTPTPKPGR; encoded by the coding sequence ATGTCCAGACCACTCGCGGGACCGCAGGGCCTGCTACGCACGCTCAACGGTCGCGCGATCCTGGAGGCGCTCGCGCGCAGCGGTCCGCAGACCCGCGCGGAGCTGATGTCGGCGACGGGGCTGTCCCGCACGGCCGTCACCCAGGTGCTGCGGATGCTCGAGGCAGCGGGCGCCGTCGCCTCGGCAGGCATCGACCGCGAGACGCGCGGGCCTGCCGCCGGTCGCGTGACCCTGCATCCGCGGCTCGGGTTCGCCGCCGCCGTGCACATCGACCACCACGCCGCGCACGTGGTGCTCGTCGACGCCCGCGGAGTCGTGCACGCCGAGGAGCACGCCGTGCTGCCCATCCAGGAGGACCGCGTCGAGCAAATCGTCGCCCTCGTCGACCGTTGCCGAGGGTCGGTGAAGGCGGCCAAGGGGGCGATCCACCTCGCCGTCGTCGGCATCCCCGGGATCGTCACCGCCGACGGCGGCATCCGCGACGATCTCGGTCCGGACGGCGGCGCCTTCCGCGCTGCGCTGACCGCATCGCTCGGCTGCCCGGTACGCATCGAGAACGACGTCAACCTCGCCGCCCTCGCCGAGCTCACGGCGGGCGTGGGCGGCGACCTCGCCAGTTTCGCGCTGCTGCTCCTCGACGACGGGCTCGGTGCCGGCATCGTGATCGACGGCGCACTGCACCGCGGATTCTCCGGTGTCGCGGGCGAGGTCATGTACCTGCCACAGACTCCGCTCCCGATCGGGGCGCCCATCGTGAGCGACGCCGTGGTCGGAGATCTCGCACTCGGGGTAGGGCGAGACGCCGAGGCCACGTTGGAGGACCATCTCGAAGCCGCTGGTCGCGGTGACGAAGCCGCGATCCGGGTCGTCGCCGAGATCGGCAAGCGCATCGTCCTCGTGGCCGGCAGCATCGGCCTGGTGCTGGACCCGGAGGCGTTCATCCTCAGCGGCACGGCAGCCCATCCCGTGCTGGTCGACGCGATCCAGCGCGTCGCAGACGAGTATGCCGCCCAGCTGCCGCTGCGGTTCCTGGTCTCCTCGTTCGGCCCGGAAGCCCCGCTGGTCGGCGCCGTCGACGAAGCGGCATCCGCCCTCCGCAGCATGCTCTTCACCCGCATCCTGACGCCGACGCCGAAGCCCGGCCGCTGA
- the pdhA gene encoding pyruvate dehydrogenase (acetyl-transferring) E1 component subunit alpha produces the protein MLHTDMLPRDTAVQLIDADGQPVADEHYALPDGDTLLAAYRGLVEGRRINDQAGALVRQGRLAVYPSSHGQEACQVAAAMVLGETDWLFPTYRDSVAVIARGVEPADAMVLLKGDWHSGYDVRSHRVAPQATPLATQLLHAVGFAQAAKHRGEDTVVLALCGDGATSEGDFHEAMNFAAVFQVPVVFFVQNNGFAISVPLSRQTAAPSLAHKAVGYGMPGQRVDGNDVAAVLAVLGEAVDRARTGGGPSLIEAHTYRMQAHTNADDDTRYRERDEVQAWTARDPLLRLRTHLTNTGALDADAEERFAAGAEAIAAAMRTALNTDADLDPEDLFRFVTATRSPQLDEQWHLLRDEIERSRLADASAEITPNGGHR, from the coding sequence ATGCTGCACACCGACATGCTTCCGCGAGACACCGCGGTGCAACTGATCGATGCGGACGGACAGCCTGTCGCGGACGAGCACTACGCGCTCCCCGACGGCGACACCCTGCTGGCCGCCTATCGCGGCCTCGTCGAGGGCCGCCGCATCAACGACCAGGCCGGCGCGCTCGTACGTCAGGGACGTCTCGCCGTCTACCCGTCGTCCCACGGTCAAGAAGCGTGCCAGGTCGCCGCCGCGATGGTTCTCGGCGAAACGGACTGGCTGTTCCCGACCTATCGCGACTCGGTCGCCGTCATCGCACGCGGAGTCGAACCCGCCGACGCGATGGTCCTCCTCAAGGGCGACTGGCACTCGGGCTACGACGTGCGCTCCCACCGGGTCGCACCGCAGGCCACCCCGCTCGCCACCCAGCTGCTGCACGCGGTCGGCTTCGCGCAGGCGGCCAAGCATCGCGGCGAGGACACGGTCGTGCTCGCGCTGTGCGGCGACGGCGCCACCAGCGAGGGCGACTTCCACGAGGCGATGAACTTCGCCGCCGTCTTCCAGGTGCCGGTCGTCTTCTTCGTGCAGAACAACGGGTTCGCGATCTCGGTCCCGCTCTCGCGGCAGACCGCGGCTCCGTCCCTCGCCCACAAGGCGGTCGGCTACGGGATGCCGGGACAGCGTGTCGACGGGAACGACGTCGCCGCCGTGCTCGCCGTGCTCGGCGAGGCGGTGGATCGCGCCCGTACCGGCGGCGGCCCTTCGCTCATCGAGGCGCACACCTACCGGATGCAGGCGCACACCAACGCCGACGACGACACCCGCTACCGGGAACGCGATGAGGTGCAGGCCTGGACCGCCCGCGACCCCCTGCTTCGCCTGCGCACCCACCTGACGAACACCGGGGCTCTCGACGCCGACGCCGAGGAGCGGTTCGCCGCCGGAGCCGAGGCGATCGCCGCGGCCATGCGGACCGCGCTGAACACCGACGCCGACCTCGACCCCGAAGACCTGTTCCGCTTCGTCACCGCGACACGCTCGCCACAGCTCGACGAGCAATGGCACCTGCTGCGCGACGAGATCGAGCGCTCGCGCCTCGCCGATGCGAGTGCAGAGATCACCCCGAACGGAGGCCACCGATGA
- a CDS encoding Lrp/AsnC family transcriptional regulator gives MIALDDTDRAILEELRRDARSSMTAIADAVHISRAGAHARIKRLTDAGVITGYTVRTDPVLLGHHASAYVTLAIEQATWQAVSDRLRAIPEIEHMALVGGDFDVILLVRANDARDLRRIVLEDIQAIPSIRSTRTTLIFEDYTRE, from the coding sequence ATGATCGCGCTGGACGACACGGACCGAGCGATCCTCGAGGAGCTGCGTCGCGACGCGCGCTCGTCGATGACGGCGATCGCGGATGCCGTGCACATCTCGCGCGCCGGTGCGCACGCGAGGATCAAGCGCCTCACCGACGCCGGTGTCATCACGGGATACACGGTCCGCACGGATCCCGTCCTGCTCGGGCACCATGCGAGCGCCTACGTGACCCTTGCCATCGAGCAGGCGACGTGGCAGGCGGTGAGCGACCGGCTGCGCGCGATCCCCGAGATCGAGCACATGGCGCTCGTCGGCGGTGACTTCGACGTGATCCTGTTGGTGCGCGCCAACGACGCCCGCGACCTGCGTCGAATCGTGCTCGAGGACATCCAGGCGATCCCTTCGATCCGCTCGACCCGGACCACGCTGATCTTCGAGGACTACACGCGGGAGTAA
- a CDS encoding DUF222 domain-containing protein translates to MNNPVEVLGQVVADLDAVLRSDVIARLGDDEKMGLLRVAGEVQRRVEAVVVETVASVDERPAGSGEPAFCGRYGCRTVNELLQRVLRTDAAGAGRVVKAAKAVRREVGVSSGAWLPARWPALRVALVDGTIGVAGLLAAIGPIEQAGSRVGTADRLRADAELAAYARGTSVADPDAGADAEPDAGGDVGPAATPEDLRLLAQVIVQYLDPDGAEPADDIAMRVRGLTLGRAKDGVIPVRGRLLPEVAGQLQRLFDAYLNPKVDGPPVPGVMFRPSDATNSETNSETLDDGAGMDDDALPSGDPGRMVDTRSRSQKQHDTLAAILGIAARHDDTPRLGGGAPTLVVSVTADDYTTGRGWAHIDGIDTPVPTRVAVHTACAGGVQRVLFDPHGRIIGISTTDRIFTAHQRRAITLRDRECLIPGCHVPATWCEIHHVHEHAHGGPTHTDNGVALCWHHHRTLDTSGWEIRMRHGTPHVRGPAWWDPTRRWRTPRPPTPRPAPEACRSTALRA, encoded by the coding sequence ATGAACAACCCCGTGGAGGTGCTCGGCCAGGTCGTCGCTGACCTGGATGCGGTGCTGCGCTCTGACGTGATCGCCCGGCTCGGTGACGACGAGAAGATGGGGCTGTTGCGGGTCGCGGGTGAGGTGCAGCGGCGGGTGGAGGCGGTGGTCGTGGAGACGGTCGCGTCGGTCGATGAGCGGCCGGCGGGGTCGGGGGAGCCGGCGTTCTGTGGGCGATATGGCTGTCGCACGGTGAACGAGTTGCTGCAGCGGGTGTTGCGCACGGATGCTGCGGGGGCGGGGCGGGTGGTGAAGGCCGCGAAGGCGGTGCGGCGGGAGGTGGGGGTGTCGTCGGGGGCGTGGTTGCCGGCGCGGTGGCCGGCGTTGCGGGTGGCGTTGGTGGACGGGACGATCGGGGTCGCGGGGCTGTTGGCGGCGATCGGGCCGATCGAGCAGGCCGGGTCCCGGGTCGGGACGGCGGACCGGTTGCGGGCGGATGCGGAGTTGGCCGCGTACGCGCGGGGAACCTCTGTTGCTGACCCGGATGCGGGTGCGGATGCGGAACCGGACGCTGGCGGGGATGTTGGACCGGCGGCGACGCCGGAGGATCTGCGGTTGTTGGCGCAGGTGATCGTGCAGTATCTCGACCCCGATGGTGCGGAACCCGCGGACGACATCGCGATGCGGGTGCGGGGGCTGACCCTCGGGCGCGCGAAAGACGGGGTGATCCCGGTCCGGGGACGGTTGCTGCCCGAGGTCGCGGGACAGTTGCAGCGCCTGTTCGACGCGTACCTGAACCCGAAAGTCGACGGACCACCCGTCCCCGGAGTCATGTTCCGGCCTTCGGACGCGACGAACTCGGAAACGAACTCGGAAACCCTCGATGACGGTGCGGGTATGGACGACGACGCCCTTCCGTCCGGTGACCCGGGACGGATGGTCGACACCCGCTCCCGGTCGCAGAAGCAGCACGACACCCTCGCCGCGATCCTCGGCATCGCCGCCCGCCACGACGACACCCCACGCCTGGGTGGGGGCGCGCCCACACTGGTGGTGTCCGTCACCGCCGACGACTACACGACCGGCCGCGGCTGGGCGCACATCGACGGCATCGACACCCCCGTCCCCACCCGTGTCGCCGTCCACACCGCGTGCGCGGGCGGGGTGCAACGGGTGCTGTTCGACCCGCACGGGCGGATCATCGGCATCAGCACCACCGACCGGATCTTCACCGCGCATCAGCGTCGCGCGATCACCCTCCGCGACCGCGAGTGCCTCATCCCCGGCTGCCACGTCCCCGCGACCTGGTGCGAGATCCACCACGTCCACGAGCACGCCCACGGCGGCCCCACCCACACCGACAACGGCGTCGCCCTCTGCTGGCACCACCACAGAACCCTCGACACCAGCGGATGGGAGATCCGCATGCGCCACGGCACACCCCACGTCCGCGGACCCGCCTGGTGGGACCCCACCCGACGCTGGCGCACCCCACGACCCCCGACACCACGACCGGCACCTGAGGCCTGCCGGTCGACTGCGCTCAGAGCATGA
- the galT gene encoding galactose-1-phosphate uridylyltransferase, whose product MNTHDLPELRTETLGAGVVKRATTLADGRDLIYYDDPGTALGAERAVDARTLDPRPDTATMRLDVLTGDWITVAANRQNRVMMPSADADPLAPQTPGNPSEVPSRYDVAVFENRSPAFGPALAEAVGTAPQASNAPRGLDDLAALGLGRTRTSVGRCEVVCFSPDHSGSFGTQSVTRARTVIEAWADRTTAISKLPGIQQIFPFENRGEAIGVTLPHPHGQIYAYPYVTPRTTRLLDSIDRTAPDLFQHILESEQASERVVFRGEHWTAFVPFAARWPLEVHLMPHRHVPDFAETTEAERDELAPLYLRLLRGVDALYDTPTPYIAAWHQAPVHIGRDTVRLHLQLTSPRRAADKLKFLAGSEAAMGAWAAEVPPEVGAARLREAIERSSPNQTPNPTSDGASA is encoded by the coding sequence GTGAACACGCACGATCTTCCTGAGTTGCGCACCGAGACCCTCGGCGCCGGCGTCGTCAAACGCGCCACCACCCTCGCCGACGGCCGCGACCTCATCTACTACGACGATCCGGGCACCGCGCTCGGAGCCGAGCGCGCCGTCGATGCCCGCACCCTCGACCCGCGCCCCGACACCGCGACGATGCGCCTCGACGTGCTCACGGGCGACTGGATCACTGTCGCCGCCAACCGGCAGAACCGCGTCATGATGCCCAGCGCCGACGCGGACCCGCTCGCGCCGCAGACACCGGGCAACCCCTCCGAGGTGCCGTCGCGCTACGACGTCGCGGTGTTCGAGAACCGCTCCCCCGCATTCGGCCCCGCCCTCGCCGAGGCCGTCGGCACCGCCCCACAGGCATCGAACGCGCCTCGAGGCCTCGACGACCTCGCCGCCCTGGGCCTCGGTCGCACCCGCACGTCGGTCGGCCGCTGCGAGGTGGTCTGCTTCAGTCCCGACCACTCCGGCTCCTTCGGCACGCAGTCCGTCACCCGCGCCCGCACGGTCATCGAGGCCTGGGCTGACCGCACGACCGCGATCTCGAAGCTGCCCGGCATCCAGCAGATCTTCCCGTTCGAGAACCGCGGCGAGGCGATCGGGGTCACCCTGCCGCACCCGCACGGCCAGATCTACGCCTACCCCTACGTGACGCCGCGCACCACCCGGCTGCTCGATTCGATCGACCGCACCGCGCCCGACCTGTTCCAGCACATCCTCGAGTCCGAGCAGGCCTCCGAGCGCGTGGTGTTCCGCGGCGAGCACTGGACGGCCTTCGTGCCGTTCGCCGCCCGCTGGCCCCTCGAGGTGCACCTGATGCCGCACCGCCACGTGCCCGACTTCGCCGAGACGACCGAGGCCGAACGAGACGAGCTGGCCCCGCTCTACCTGCGCCTGCTCCGCGGCGTCGATGCCCTCTACGACACCCCGACCCCGTACATCGCCGCCTGGCACCAGGCGCCCGTGCACATCGGCCGCGACACCGTGCGCCTGCACCTGCAGCTGACGAGCCCGCGCCGGGCCGCTGACAAGCTGAAGTTCCTCGCCGGTTCCGAGGCCGCGATGGGGGCGTGGGCCGCCGAGGTCCCGCCGGAGGTGGGCGCCGCACGCCTCCGCGAGGCGATCGAACGCTCATCCCCGAACCAGACCCCGAACCCGACCTCCGACGGAGCATCCGCATGA
- the galK gene encoding galactokinase, with protein sequence MTAAHDDARALFADLTGREPDGLWSAPGRVNLIGEHTDYNDGFVLPFAIPQRTVAAVGLRGDDRGRVMVGSTFAEEPVEVGLDELDGLFPTAPGTHPAVPEWAAYPLGVAWALRRETAEDGPFRGLDIAIASDVPVGAGLSSSAAIEGATASALNELWGTGLDATTLARVGRRAENEAVGAPTGIMDQMASMLGQPDTAIFLDCRSLEARPVPLGIAEAGLAILVIDTHVKHAHSTGGYRERRASCELGASLMGVPALRDVSIADLPRAQELMDDVTFRRVRHIVTENQRVLDTVQVLREKGARAIGDLLVASHVSMRDDFEISTVELDTAVDTALAAGALGARMTGGGFGGAAIALIEQDAVEAVSGAVTAAFAASGFGAPHLFTVTPSAGPLRDA encoded by the coding sequence ATGACCGCCGCCCACGACGACGCCCGCGCACTGTTCGCCGACCTCACCGGCCGCGAGCCCGACGGCCTCTGGTCGGCACCGGGCCGCGTCAACCTCATCGGCGAGCACACCGACTACAACGACGGCTTCGTGCTGCCGTTCGCCATCCCCCAGCGCACGGTCGCCGCAGTCGGGCTGCGCGGCGACGATCGCGGCCGGGTCATGGTCGGTTCGACCTTCGCCGAGGAACCGGTGGAGGTCGGCCTGGACGAGCTCGACGGACTCTTCCCGACCGCGCCGGGCACACACCCCGCCGTCCCGGAGTGGGCCGCCTACCCGCTCGGAGTCGCCTGGGCGCTGCGGCGCGAGACCGCCGAGGACGGCCCGTTCCGCGGCCTCGACATCGCGATCGCCTCCGACGTGCCGGTGGGCGCCGGGCTCTCCTCCTCCGCCGCGATCGAGGGGGCGACGGCATCCGCCCTCAACGAGCTCTGGGGCACCGGCCTCGACGCCACGACTCTCGCCCGCGTCGGACGCCGCGCCGAGAACGAGGCCGTCGGGGCCCCCACCGGGATCATGGACCAGATGGCGTCCATGCTCGGTCAGCCCGACACCGCGATCTTCCTCGACTGCCGCTCGCTCGAGGCCCGGCCGGTGCCGCTCGGCATCGCCGAGGCCGGACTCGCGATCCTCGTGATCGACACCCACGTGAAGCACGCCCACTCCACGGGCGGCTACCGCGAACGCCGGGCGTCGTGCGAACTCGGGGCATCACTCATGGGCGTGCCCGCCCTGCGCGACGTGTCGATCGCCGACCTTCCCCGCGCTCAGGAGCTGATGGACGACGTGACCTTCCGCCGCGTGCGTCACATCGTCACCGAGAACCAGCGCGTGCTCGACACCGTCCAGGTGCTGCGGGAGAAGGGCGCGAGAGCCATCGGCGACCTCCTCGTAGCGTCGCATGTGTCAATGCGGGACGACTTCGAGATCTCGACCGTCGAGCTCGACACCGCGGTCGACACCGCGCTGGCCGCCGGCGCTCTCGGCGCCCGCATGACCGGCGGCGGTTTCGGCGGTGCTGCGATCGCGCTGATCGAGCAGGATGCCGTCGAGGCGGTGTCGGGTGCCGTGACCGCCGCGTTCGCCGCCTCGGGATTCGGCGCTCCGCACCTGTTCACGGTCACCCCCTCCGCAGGTCCGCTCCGCGACGCCTGA
- a CDS encoding MFS transporter gives MTVLGERLRDRRLDAAPTRAQTIAFGASGFPTQLMAQTFSAFIVYFYVSHLAVPAGWVAAAMIAHGVLNAVLNPVVGTISDRLRTPWGRRIPWIGLGIVPLVVAFALVWMPPELPAAGLIVWFLVVVAVYDIAFVVVVLNISALFPEIFRTTEERARGNVPRQIFAILGMVLGTAGAPALYSALGWPGMALVLGAVCLVLLVWSFLGGMIERRVPEAASEAMRWGDQLKYTFRNRAFVPYVLGSLFVQTSIAVILAAIPFYVRYSLGAAEGEGSLLLGAIFVTAIPSIVLWSAVVRRTSPRTAVLWSVAVFGVAVLGYLAPSDVLGAVLVGVAVGVGVGGLLQLLEVMLAQIIDEDAVRTGHRREGAYFGVNGFVVRGSVVLQAIVAAVVLTASGFDATLGDAQPESVDGGIRLMLAVIPLGFTALAWLCFWLYPIRARDI, from the coding sequence ATGACGGTTCTGGGCGAACGCCTGCGCGATCGACGGCTGGATGCGGCGCCGACCAGGGCGCAGACGATCGCATTCGGGGCATCCGGGTTCCCGACCCAACTGATGGCGCAGACCTTCTCGGCCTTCATCGTCTACTTCTACGTCTCACACCTCGCTGTCCCAGCCGGATGGGTGGCCGCGGCGATGATCGCCCACGGTGTGCTGAACGCGGTGCTGAATCCGGTCGTCGGCACGATCTCCGACCGGCTGCGCACTCCCTGGGGTCGGCGCATCCCGTGGATCGGTCTGGGCATCGTGCCGCTCGTGGTCGCCTTCGCGCTGGTGTGGATGCCGCCCGAGCTCCCGGCGGCCGGCCTCATCGTGTGGTTCCTCGTGGTCGTCGCCGTGTACGACATCGCGTTCGTCGTCGTGGTGCTGAACATCTCGGCCCTGTTCCCCGAGATCTTCCGCACCACCGAGGAGCGCGCCCGAGGCAACGTGCCGCGGCAGATCTTCGCGATCCTCGGCATGGTCCTCGGCACCGCCGGCGCGCCCGCCCTGTACAGCGCGCTCGGGTGGCCGGGGATGGCCCTGGTGCTGGGCGCCGTCTGCCTGGTGCTGCTCGTGTGGTCGTTCCTCGGCGGGATGATCGAGCGCCGGGTCCCGGAGGCGGCTTCCGAGGCCATGCGGTGGGGCGACCAGCTGAAGTACACCTTCCGCAATCGGGCCTTCGTCCCCTACGTGCTCGGGTCGCTGTTCGTGCAGACCTCGATCGCGGTGATCCTCGCCGCGATCCCCTTCTACGTGCGGTACTCGCTCGGGGCTGCCGAGGGAGAAGGCAGTCTGCTGCTCGGGGCCATCTTCGTCACCGCGATCCCGTCGATCGTGCTGTGGAGCGCGGTCGTCCGCCGCACCTCGCCGCGCACGGCGGTGCTGTGGAGCGTGGCGGTCTTCGGCGTCGCCGTGCTCGGCTACCTCGCCCCGTCGGACGTGCTCGGGGCGGTGCTGGTCGGCGTCGCGGTCGGGGTGGGCGTCGGCGGCCTGCTGCAGCTGCTCGAGGTCATGCTCGCGCAGATCATCGACGAGGATGCCGTGCGCACCGGGCACCGCCGCGAGGGGGCCTACTTCGGGGTCAACGGCTTCGTGGTGCGAGGATCGGTGGTGCTGCAGGCGATCGTGGCCGCGGTGGTGCTGACGGCATCCGGATTCGATGCCACGCTCGGCGACGCGCAGCCCGAGAGCGTCGACGGTGGAATCCGTCTGATGCTCGCCGTGATTCCGCTCGGGTTCACCGCCCTCGCGTGGCTGTGCTTCTGGCTCTACCCCATCCGCGCCCGCGACATCTGA
- a CDS encoding polysaccharide deacetylase family protein: MTAPSDLADRLGLAPGARAIILNADDFGMCHAANTAIVELLTTGHIDSTTVMVPCSWSPEALAFAASRTDLDVGVHLVLTSEWRRYRWRPLTGTGTSLVDADGFFPADVATVERDATDDDVAAELAAQLQAALDAGVDVTHLDNHMGSVYGLVTGHDFLRPVFELAARNGLPFRLPRTMDGVGEDAALQAKLDDAAAAADASGIEIIDRLWSHPFELLREGEPDEETYEQVRDGFIALLRAVPAGVTEIYLHPMIDDDELRAAVDFSAAKRGYELRLLTDPAVLQAIEDEALVRIGWRDLRDLQRSSAR; encoded by the coding sequence ATGACCGCTCCCTCCGATCTCGCCGACCGCCTCGGCCTCGCACCCGGCGCCAGGGCGATCATCCTCAACGCCGACGACTTCGGCATGTGCCATGCGGCGAACACCGCGATCGTCGAGCTGCTCACGACCGGGCACATCGACTCGACGACCGTGATGGTCCCGTGCTCGTGGTCGCCCGAAGCACTGGCCTTCGCGGCTTCCCGCACCGATCTCGACGTCGGCGTGCACCTGGTGCTCACCAGCGAGTGGAGACGCTACCGCTGGCGCCCATTGACCGGCACGGGAACGAGCCTCGTCGACGCCGACGGGTTCTTCCCCGCTGATGTCGCGACCGTCGAGCGGGATGCGACCGACGACGATGTCGCCGCCGAGCTCGCCGCCCAGCTGCAGGCCGCGCTCGACGCCGGGGTCGACGTGACGCACCTCGACAACCACATGGGCTCGGTCTACGGCCTCGTCACCGGCCACGACTTCCTGCGCCCGGTGTTCGAGCTCGCCGCCCGCAACGGCCTCCCGTTCCGGCTGCCGCGGACGATGGACGGGGTGGGGGAGGATGCCGCGTTGCAGGCCAAGCTCGACGACGCGGCGGCCGCAGCGGACGCCAGCGGCATCGAGATCATCGATCGGCTCTGGTCGCATCCCTTCGAGCTCCTCCGCGAGGGCGAGCCCGACGAGGAGACCTACGAGCAGGTGCGCGACGGCTTCATCGCGTTGCTGCGCGCTGTTCCTGCCGGCGTCACCGAGATCTACCTGCACCCGATGATCGACGACGACGAGCTCCGGGCCGCGGTCGACTTCAGCGCGGCGAAGCGTGGGTACGAGCTGCGTCTGCTCACCGACCCCGCCGTGCTGCAGGCCATCGAAGACGAGGCTCTCGTGCGCATCGGCTGGCGTGACCTGCGCGACCTGCAGCGGTCGTCCGCGCGATGA